The Candidatus Scalindua japonica genome has a segment encoding these proteins:
- a CDS encoding ABC transporter ATP-binding protein, which produces MSKNNNMITECARLFSYAKPHWKMFFLTLLCMALFTLFIGAQLALIKPVIDRLIRGETAKTSSVTHSVHKENNSVDTFSSLKRKATSRVTGTAFVSKFDKLFKKYTHSFTFIGILVAILAPFIFAFNYLQTYLKNHVMWSVLMDIRNHLCEHILPQPLSYFDNRKSGELISRLTNDINATQFGLSILFDSILLQPMRLICGLGLAFYFSWKLSMFTFVLFPVVIIPVIVFGRKIKKYGRRSLMHLGELTDAMREMFSGIRTVKAFKMEDEEIVEFKAINSRLFKRVMQTVKAKALNSSTTEFIYSMGLAAIIIIGGYVISSKTISPGSLGGFVTVTAFLILTSIKRLAKSYGKLQESLAGASRVFELIDQHPTIIDSPDAIELKKIENEIVFNNVNFAYETIPVLKDINLTVQKGQIIAIVGESGAGKSTLLDLVPRFYDPTKGSIKIDGIDIRLIKRDSLLDQIAIVCQQTFLFNRSFKDNILCGRRSASTEEIENAAQAANIHDFIINLPKGYDTIVGEQGVKLSGGQKQRVTIARAILKNAPILILDEATSSLDSESEKLVQGALDNLMKDKTTFVIAHRLSTIRHADRIVVLKKGCIVETGTHGELIEIESEYKKQYRIQFDT; this is translated from the coding sequence ATGTCAAAAAATAACAATATGATAACAGAATGTGCCAGGCTGTTTTCATACGCTAAACCACATTGGAAGATGTTTTTTCTCACCCTGCTCTGTATGGCACTTTTCACACTGTTCATTGGCGCTCAGTTAGCATTAATTAAGCCCGTAATAGATCGATTGATAAGAGGAGAAACGGCAAAAACTTCGTCTGTGACACACAGTGTTCATAAGGAAAATAATTCTGTAGATACATTTAGCAGCTTAAAACGAAAAGCTACCTCCAGAGTAACAGGAACAGCCTTTGTATCAAAATTTGATAAATTGTTTAAGAAATATACTCATTCTTTTACTTTTATAGGAATTCTTGTGGCAATTCTGGCCCCATTCATTTTTGCCTTTAATTATCTTCAAACATACCTGAAAAACCATGTTATGTGGAGCGTACTCATGGATATACGTAATCACCTATGCGAACATATCCTGCCACAACCTCTGAGTTATTTCGATAATAGAAAAAGCGGAGAACTGATCTCCAGACTCACGAATGACATTAATGCTACACAATTTGGTCTTTCGATCCTGTTTGATAGTATTCTCCTTCAACCTATGCGCCTTATATGCGGATTAGGACTGGCATTCTATTTCAGTTGGAAACTTTCAATGTTTACATTTGTATTATTTCCCGTTGTTATTATACCGGTGATTGTATTTGGGCGTAAAATAAAAAAGTATGGAAGGCGAAGCCTTATGCATTTGGGAGAACTTACGGATGCAATGAGAGAAATGTTTTCGGGAATAAGGACGGTGAAAGCCTTCAAGATGGAAGATGAAGAGATCGTAGAGTTTAAAGCAATAAATTCAAGACTCTTTAAAAGAGTGATGCAGACAGTTAAAGCAAAGGCATTGAATTCAAGCACTACGGAGTTTATCTATTCTATGGGATTAGCCGCTATAATCATCATTGGAGGTTATGTTATCTCATCCAAGACCATCTCTCCGGGTTCACTTGGAGGTTTTGTCACCGTAACGGCGTTTTTGATACTCACATCAATAAAAAGACTGGCTAAAAGCTATGGAAAACTGCAGGAATCCTTAGCAGGTGCAAGTCGTGTCTTCGAGTTAATAGACCAACATCCTACAATCATAGATAGCCCTGATGCGATAGAACTGAAAAAAATTGAGAATGAAATAGTATTTAATAATGTAAACTTTGCATACGAGACCATTCCAGTCCTCAAGGACATCAACTTAACAGTACAAAAAGGACAGATTATTGCTATTGTGGGAGAAAGCGGTGCCGGCAAATCTACGTTACTCGATCTGGTTCCGCGTTTTTACGATCCAACAAAGGGAAGTATCAAGATTGATGGAATAGATATTCGCCTGATAAAACGCGACTCACTTCTTGATCAAATCGCAATTGTCTGCCAGCAGACATTTCTGTTTAACAGAAGTTTTAAAGACAATATTCTGTGCGGGAGAAGAAGCGCAAGTACAGAGGAAATAGAGAATGCGGCTCAAGCGGCTAATATACATGATTTTATCATTAATCTCCCAAAGGGTTATGATACTATAGTAGGAGAGCAAGGAGTAAAGCTCTCAGGTGGACAAAAGCAGAGGGTGACCATCGCCAGGGCAATACTGAAAAATGCGCCTATTTTAATTTTAGATGAAGCAACATCTTCCCTGGATTCTGAATCTGAAAAGCTTGTACAGGGAGCATTGGACAATTTAATGAAGGACAAAACAACTTTCGTTATCGCACATCGTCTCTCCACTATACGTCACGCTGACCGAATTGTAGTCTTGAAAAAAGGTTGTATCGTTGAGACAGGCACACATGGCGAACTCATAGAGATAGAGAGTGAGTATAAAAAACAATATAGGATACAGTTTGATACATAA
- a CDS encoding rhomboid family protein, with protein sequence MAYNDSHYKPGPGFGLSIGSKWTRAIMILIIINVSVFVIQLLFSTISSQWGGASSGTDIDAIGHQLMPGPDQFTTVFWLYQPLAIGKLWLWQFVTYMFLHSVSSPWHIIFNMLVLWMFGSEVERAMGTRKFLTMYFTAGIFAGIFCCLFTPYSPIIGASGAIFAVEIAFAMFYPNSTIIFIVFPIKAKYLVMIFAGITVISCIMPASGNTAHFAHLGGLIYGFLFIRYEPRFSSFLLSWQKQQQEKEYQKEEDLKGQVDSLLDKVNQGGMKSLTRRERNFLRNASKRYRKTRDK encoded by the coding sequence ATGGCATACAACGATAGTCATTACAAACCGGGGCCTGGATTTGGCCTCTCAATAGGAAGTAAATGGACAAGGGCTATAATGATACTGATAATTATAAATGTCAGTGTCTTTGTCATCCAGCTTCTGTTTTCTACTATTAGTTCACAATGGGGAGGCGCCTCTTCCGGCACTGATATAGATGCTATAGGTCATCAGTTAATGCCTGGTCCAGACCAGTTTACTACGGTTTTCTGGCTCTATCAACCTCTTGCTATAGGAAAGTTGTGGTTATGGCAATTTGTAACGTATATGTTTCTTCATAGTGTATCAAGCCCATGGCATATAATATTCAATATGCTGGTTTTATGGATGTTCGGTAGTGAAGTGGAAAGGGCAATGGGTACAAGGAAGTTTCTGACTATGTACTTTACAGCAGGCATCTTTGCAGGTATCTTTTGCTGTCTGTTTACTCCTTATAGTCCAATCATTGGCGCTTCAGGTGCGATTTTTGCCGTAGAAATTGCATTTGCCATGTTTTATCCGAATTCCACTATAATCTTCATCGTGTTTCCGATTAAGGCAAAATATCTTGTTATGATTTTTGCAGGTATCACCGTTATCAGTTGTATTATGCCGGCAAGTGGTAATACTGCGCATTTTGCGCATCTAGGAGGACTTATTTATGGCTTCCTGTTCATCCGTTACGAACCCAGGTTTAGCAGCTTTCTTTTGTCATGGCAGAAGCAACAACAGGAAAAAGAGTACCAGAAAGAGGAGGACCTTAAGGGACAGGTTGATAGTTTGTTAGATAAAGTGAACCAGGGTGGTATGAAGAGTTTAACAAGGAGAGAGAGGAACTTTCTCAGAAACGCAAGTAAGAGATATAGAAAAACACGTGATAAATAG
- a CDS encoding YbeD family protein — MIEKRDNEETGVDYPCEWVYKVIGHDKKSVHNAVAGIIQDSDYDIKDSNTSKTGKYVSFNITVLVGDETYRNKIYLAFKEHSDIKFVF, encoded by the coding sequence ATGATTGAGAAAAGAGACAATGAAGAAACAGGTGTTGATTATCCCTGTGAATGGGTTTACAAGGTTATTGGTCACGATAAGAAGTCGGTTCATAATGCAGTTGCAGGCATAATACAAGATAGCGACTACGATATCAAAGATTCCAATACCAGTAAAACGGGGAAATATGTAAGCTTTAACATAACTGTTTTAGTAGGTGACGAAACATATCGTAATAAAATCTATCTTGCGTTCAAGGAGCATAGTGACATAAAGTTTGTTTTTTAA
- the rfbD gene encoding dTDP-4-dehydrorhamnose reductase has protein sequence MKILITGSNGMLGTDLVDLFKNRKASLDPNPQVIEAPYEVLDITLEDKVSGFISTQKPDIIVNCAAFTNVDKCETERGTAFNVNAVGPKYIVAAAKECGARLIHISTDFVFDGNGDRPYTEEDQTNPLSEYGRTKLEGEKNIQSHCNSYLIVRTSWLFGHKGINFAATMLELSSKYKELSIVTDEIGSPTFTPDLAKALLTLINHKCEGIINVSNYGSCSRYEWAEYIFKVMGCKIQIKPIKSSEYKRLASVPLNSTLNCQKFTTITGMKMRHWQEAVESYLKKQ, from the coding sequence ATGAAAATATTAATTACCGGTTCAAACGGGATGCTTGGAACAGACCTTGTCGACCTGTTTAAGAACAGAAAGGCTTCGCTTGATCCCAATCCGCAAGTGATAGAAGCCCCGTATGAAGTGCTCGACATCACACTTGAAGATAAAGTATCAGGCTTTATATCTACACAGAAGCCGGATATCATTGTAAATTGCGCGGCCTTTACAAATGTTGATAAATGCGAAACAGAAAGAGGAACAGCATTCAATGTTAATGCCGTGGGGCCAAAATATATCGTGGCCGCTGCAAAAGAGTGCGGCGCCAGGCTCATTCACATCAGCACTGATTTTGTATTTGACGGAAATGGTGACAGACCATATACCGAAGAAGACCAGACCAATCCGTTGTCAGAATATGGCAGAACAAAACTTGAAGGTGAAAAAAATATACAGAGCCACTGCAATTCGTATCTTATAGTAAGGACATCCTGGTTGTTCGGACATAAAGGGATCAACTTTGCTGCAACAATGTTAGAATTGTCATCGAAGTATAAAGAGCTGTCCATTGTTACTGATGAAATCGGTTCCCCGACGTTTACTCCTGACCTGGCAAAAGCACTTTTGACATTAATAAATCATAAATGTGAAGGTATTATAAATGTCTCTAACTACGGAAGCTGCTCACGATATGAATGGGCAGAGTATATCTTTAAAGTAATGGGCTGCAAAATTCAAATCAAACCTATAAAATCCTCTGAATATAAACGTCTCGCAAGTGTCCCCCTGAACTCAACCTTGAACTGTCAAAAGTTCACTACAATTACCGGTATGAAAATGAGGCACTGGCAGGAAGCGGTGGAGTCGTATCTGAAGAAACAATAA
- a CDS encoding DUF1456 family protein, producing MTNNDILRRLRYALDIKDSKMIEIFKLSEYEIARPDLINLLKKEEEEGYVECGDNILECFLDGLIIHKRGKRENMPGNVTTPDLPLTNNSILKKLRIALKFREDEMLSTLKLAGMVLSKSELSALFRKEGQRHYKECGDQILRNFLKGLTTRLKD from the coding sequence ATGACTAATAATGATATTTTAAGACGTTTACGATACGCTCTGGACATTAAAGATTCGAAAATGATAGAGATTTTTAAACTATCTGAATATGAAATTGCCAGACCTGATTTAATCAATCTACTCAAGAAGGAAGAGGAAGAGGGGTATGTAGAGTGTGGTGATAATATTCTTGAATGTTTTCTGGATGGTTTAATTATTCATAAAAGAGGCAAGAGAGAGAATATGCCGGGGAATGTGACAACACCGGACCTGCCTTTGACAAATAATAGCATATTGAAAAAACTGAGAATTGCGCTGAAGTTCAGAGAGGATGAGATGCTCAGCACGTTAAAACTGGCGGGAATGGTCCTTTCAAAATCGGAGTTATCAGCGCTGTTTAGAAAAGAGGGACAGAGGCACTATAAGGAGTGTGGTGACCAGATACTCAGAAATTTTTTAAAAGGATTAACTACACGTTTAAAAGATTGA
- a CDS encoding LptF/LptG family permease — MNIQILHKYLVKELFRTFLPSLLCFEFVLLLGFSIQLLHKGLDVPSLFSVLPYMAIYTMPHALPSSLLTATVMSYGRLSADNEITATKAAGIHLYHLVVPIVIVGIFFSVLTLYLNAEVLPKSYFKVRQLQEKAVKRVLATHFITAKKKIDFHPYQIFIGSVESNNFKDIAVFEYADDYIVNILLAEEGEIEIDEDGTQVFLTLRRGEFLKPDIDYSVDSPTMGSFEEAVFAIPLRQKVRHSALKYTTLTRLIEQRGEINNELSSLDKPFKNSEKTIKRATRGISSINEKKSEVSMKLQRAEKKRKDSAANISRQEGAIKRARFNLNIYENYINVAKGNIRKLAIEKDNEEDTDNLEHKGDRDEEYAKNIALINKIIKKEKRRIKTTKRKILISQRLIEEENKKVEEVTLEIQELNRSEEELEKERLILVGQISMAEKQNMRRELTVNIHKRLSPSLASLSFILIGIPLGIMTRSSNILVSLGISFILILFIYYPLVATGLVVAESMNFPIIPSVWGANIVNLILSVFLFKKIMAQ, encoded by the coding sequence ATGAATATACAGATATTACATAAATATTTAGTAAAAGAGTTGTTCAGGACATTCTTGCCATCGCTTCTATGTTTTGAATTTGTGTTATTACTGGGTTTTTCCATACAATTGCTTCATAAAGGGCTTGATGTTCCAAGTCTTTTTTCGGTTTTGCCATATATGGCTATATACACCATGCCACATGCATTACCGTCTTCGTTACTAACGGCGACTGTTATGTCTTATGGAAGACTTAGTGCTGACAATGAAATAACGGCAACTAAAGCCGCAGGGATACACCTTTACCACTTAGTTGTACCAATAGTTATTGTTGGTATCTTTTTTAGTGTATTGACCTTGTATCTTAATGCCGAAGTTTTGCCAAAATCTTATTTTAAGGTGAGACAACTTCAAGAGAAGGCCGTTAAACGAGTTCTTGCAACACACTTTATTACGGCTAAAAAGAAGATTGATTTTCATCCTTACCAGATTTTTATTGGTAGCGTGGAAAGTAACAACTTCAAAGACATTGCCGTTTTTGAATACGCTGACGACTATATAGTCAACATACTATTAGCAGAGGAGGGTGAAATAGAGATAGACGAAGACGGTACTCAGGTATTCTTAACGTTAAGGCGAGGTGAATTTCTTAAGCCGGACATTGATTATAGTGTTGATTCTCCCACAATGGGGAGTTTCGAGGAAGCGGTATTTGCAATCCCATTAAGGCAAAAAGTACGTCATTCAGCCCTTAAATATACTACTCTGACACGTCTTATTGAACAAAGAGGAGAAATTAATAATGAGTTAAGCAGTTTAGACAAGCCATTTAAAAATTCTGAAAAAACTATTAAGCGTGCAACAAGAGGGATTTCATCGATTAACGAGAAAAAGAGTGAAGTCAGCATGAAACTGCAGAGAGCGGAAAAGAAGAGAAAAGATTCAGCCGCAAATATTTCCAGGCAGGAGGGTGCAATAAAACGTGCCAGATTTAATCTTAATATCTATGAAAATTACATTAATGTGGCTAAAGGAAATATTAGAAAGCTGGCTATAGAAAAGGACAATGAAGAAGATACGGATAACCTGGAACATAAAGGTGATAGGGATGAGGAGTATGCTAAAAATATTGCCTTAATAAATAAAATAATAAAGAAGGAAAAGCGGAGGATTAAAACAACAAAGCGAAAGATATTAATATCTCAAAGATTAATAGAGGAAGAGAACAAAAAAGTTGAGGAAGTCACACTGGAAATTCAGGAACTTAACCGCAGTGAAGAAGAACTTGAGAAAGAGCGCCTGATACTTGTTGGGCAAATTTCAATGGCAGAAAAGCAGAATATGAGAAGGGAATTAACAGTAAACATACACAAGAGATTGTCGCCTTCGCTTGCAAGCCTTTCGTTTATTTTAATAGGGATTCCACTAGGTATAATGACAAGGAGCAGTAATATACTTGTCAGTCTGGGTATAAGTTTTATTTTAATACTTTTTATTTACTATCCATTGGTTGCAACGGGGTTAGTTGTAGCAGAGAGCATGAACTTTCCGATTATTCCTTCAGTCTGGGGGGCAAATATTGTTAATCTTATTCTCAGTGTGTTCTTGTTTAAAAAAATAATGGCACAGTAA
- a CDS encoding RecQ family ATP-dependent DNA helicase, with protein MLLAEQDPVKVLEDYFGYSSFLWKQEEIIMHVLAGKHALVVAPTGIGKSLCYQIPALMNEGLTVVISPLIALMKDQVDALKRRGIDAAYINSSLGREKREARYAALKNGNYRIIYVTPERFRKPDFIEALSGNSIDLLAVDEAHCISEWGHDFRPDYTRIQEFREVLGNPVTIALTATATPDVQKDIIKTLCLDTGEVKMFHGGIDRPNLHLEVEKVFSSDEKLEHIISITNKYDGNGIVYFTLIKQLDNFSDLLNKEGIAHLCYHGSLERVQRSKVQEQFMRGKDTLVLATNAFGMGIDKEDIRFVVHADIPGSIESYYQEIGRAGRDGRDSLCTLLYDEHDLLTHMNFIRWNNPAAEYYQRVYHILEENMEKVSAFGLDWLKENIHYRSGHDFRLETALNMFDRYGVIELNVEPLKIEILSGIHPQLIDQNYLDTKLKRDQQKLYTLVQYTKYEGDRKAFIHEYFGLPYG; from the coding sequence TTGCTTTTAGCTGAACAGGATCCTGTAAAAGTATTAGAAGATTATTTTGGTTATTCATCGTTTCTGTGGAAACAGGAAGAGATTATCATGCATGTGTTAGCTGGTAAACACGCTCTGGTAGTAGCGCCTACCGGTATTGGCAAATCTCTGTGCTATCAAATACCTGCTCTTATGAATGAGGGCCTCACCGTAGTAATCTCTCCTCTTATCGCGCTGATGAAGGACCAGGTAGATGCATTGAAGAGGCGGGGTATTGACGCGGCATACATCAACTCATCATTGGGACGGGAGAAGAGGGAAGCAAGATACGCGGCGCTTAAGAACGGTAACTACCGGATTATTTACGTTACTCCCGAGCGTTTTCGTAAACCTGATTTTATTGAGGCTCTTTCCGGGAACTCTATTGACCTCCTTGCAGTTGACGAGGCGCACTGCATAAGTGAATGGGGGCATGATTTCCGTCCGGACTATACCAGGATTCAGGAGTTCCGCGAGGTATTAGGTAATCCTGTTACAATCGCACTGACTGCCACAGCCACACCAGATGTACAAAAAGATATTATCAAAACTCTCTGCCTGGATACTGGAGAGGTTAAGATGTTTCATGGCGGAATAGATCGTCCTAATTTACATTTAGAGGTTGAAAAGGTATTCAGTAGTGACGAAAAGCTGGAACATATTATTTCTATTACGAATAAATATGATGGTAATGGTATCGTCTATTTTACCCTTATCAAACAACTTGATAATTTCAGTGACCTGTTAAACAAAGAAGGGATTGCACATCTCTGCTACCATGGCAGTCTTGAGCGAGTGCAGCGCTCTAAAGTGCAGGAGCAGTTTATGAGAGGGAAGGATACGCTGGTTTTGGCAACAAACGCGTTTGGAATGGGCATTGACAAAGAAGATATTCGCTTTGTTGTTCATGCGGATATACCTGGCTCTATTGAATCATATTACCAGGAAATCGGCCGTGCCGGCCGCGACGGCAGGGACTCTTTATGTACTCTGCTATACGACGAACACGATTTGTTAACCCATATGAATTTTATCAGGTGGAACAATCCTGCTGCCGAATATTATCAGAGGGTATATCACATTCTGGAAGAGAATATGGAAAAAGTATCGGCATTTGGTCTGGACTGGCTTAAGGAAAATATTCATTACAGAAGCGGACATGATTTCAGACTGGAAACAGCCCTGAATATGTTTGACCGATATGGAGTAATCGAACTAAACGTTGAGCCGTTAAAGATTGAAATTCTTTCTGGCATTCATCCTCAATTAATTGATCAGAATTATCTGGACACTAAACTCAAGCGGGACCAGCAAAAACTTTACACGCTAGTACAATATACAAAGTATGAAGGTGATCGAAAGGCGTTCATCCATGAGTATTTTGGATTGCCGTACGGGTAA
- a CDS encoding transaldolase family protein, giving the protein MSIFLDTADVEQAKEAKGSGWVQGITTNPILLANSNPSVADTLRLLTEINMGLLFYQLIATSKEEMLEEAQFAKEIAGEQLVLKIPPTKLGFQIIRYLPQEIPCCITAVYSVAQALVARESGVRYIAVYVSRVTKLSGDGLSLITEISSVLQGSRTQLLAASLKSPVEASSAILSGADHITLPFDVLSGLTYHEHSEDAVKDFNANGSGLQM; this is encoded by the coding sequence ATGTCAATATTCTTAGATACTGCAGATGTTGAACAGGCAAAAGAGGCAAAAGGATCAGGCTGGGTCCAGGGAATTACCACTAACCCAATCCTTTTGGCAAACTCAAATCCTTCTGTTGCTGATACACTGCGGCTGCTTACAGAAATAAATATGGGTTTGTTATTTTACCAGCTCATAGCAACGAGCAAAGAAGAGATGCTGGAAGAAGCACAGTTTGCAAAGGAGATTGCAGGAGAGCAGCTTGTACTTAAGATTCCCCCTACAAAATTGGGATTTCAAATAATACGGTATCTTCCTCAGGAGATTCCATGTTGCATTACCGCTGTTTACAGCGTTGCGCAGGCTCTGGTTGCAAGAGAGTCAGGTGTTCGGTATATAGCTGTTTATGTCAGCAGGGTAACAAAATTGTCAGGTGACGGACTATCACTCATTACAGAAATCAGCAGTGTACTCCAGGGAAGCCGGACCCAGCTACTTGCTGCAAGTCTCAAGTCTCCGGTGGAGGCAAGTTCGGCTATTCTTTCAGGCGCTGATCATATAACCCTGCCTTTTGATGTCTTAAGTGGGTTAACATATCACGAACATTCCGAAGATGCTGTTAAGGACTTTAACGCAAATGGATCAGGCCTTCAGATGTAA